In the genome of Poecilia reticulata strain Guanapo linkage group LG16, Guppy_female_1.0+MT, whole genome shotgun sequence, one region contains:
- the rab42b gene encoding ras-related protein Rab-42b isoform X1, whose translation MVCSRLPPPAGLDLQHSKQQNKFDHFSLPATMDLTLWQYQFRIIMLGDSTVGKSSLLKRYTEDLFLESINQTVGVDFYVHFLEVEPGVRVKLQFWDTAGQERFRSVTRSYYRNSVGGLLVFDITSRSSFDHIKEWHAEVCQRVQPQKVLFVLVGQKIDRDTHEERAVSREEAQKLAGQLGMPYVEASAKTGQNVRESFELLTRRVYQGLLSGEIELQEGWDGVKCVAPQALQLQRNSVSKASVPTKNKNKCCG comes from the exons atggtatGCTCCAggcttcctcctccagctggtcTGGATTTGCAGCACTCCAAACAACAGAACAAGT TTGATCATTTCTCACTACCAGCAACAATGGACCTAACTTTGTGGCAGTACCAGTTCAGGATCATAATGCTGGGAGACTCCACTGTGGGTAAATCGTCCCTCCTGAAGCGATACACCGAGGACTTGTTCCTGGAGTCAATCAACCAAACTGTGGGTGTAGATTTTTACGTTCACTTCCTGGAGGTGGAGCCGGGGGTTCGGGTCAAGCTGCAGTTCTGGGACACCGCTGGGCAGGAGAGGTTCAG ATCAGTGACCCGTTCTTATTATCGGAACTCAGTCGGAGGCCTGCTGGTGTTTGACATCACCAGCCGGTCATCCTTTGACCATATAAAGGAGTGGCACGCTGAGGTGTGCCAGCGAGTGCAGCCACAGAAGGTTCTGTTTGTCCTGGTAGGTCAGAAGATTGACCGGGACACTCACGAGGAGAGAGCAGTGAGCCGGGAAGAGGCCCAGAAACTGGCCGGACAGCTGGGGATGCCCTACGTTGAGGCTTCAGCGAAGACGGGACAAAACGTGAGGGAGTCATTCGAGCTCCTCACTCGACGGGTCTACCAGGGTCTGTTGAGCGGGGAAATAGAACTTCAGGAGGGCTGGGATGGTGTCAAGTGTGTTGCCCCACAGGCACTGCAGTTACAAAGAAACAGTGTGTCTAAAGCCAGCGTCCCaaccaagaacaaaaacaagtgcTGTGGGTAA
- the rab42b gene encoding ras-related protein Rab-42b isoform X2 — protein MVCSRLPPPAGLDLQHSKQQNKSTMDLTLWQYQFRIIMLGDSTVGKSSLLKRYTEDLFLESINQTVGVDFYVHFLEVEPGVRVKLQFWDTAGQERFRSVTRSYYRNSVGGLLVFDITSRSSFDHIKEWHAEVCQRVQPQKVLFVLVGQKIDRDTHEERAVSREEAQKLAGQLGMPYVEASAKTGQNVRESFELLTRRVYQGLLSGEIELQEGWDGVKCVAPQALQLQRNSVSKASVPTKNKNKCCG, from the exons atggtatGCTCCAggcttcctcctccagctggtcTGGATTTGCAGCACTCCAAACAACAGAACAAGT CAACAATGGACCTAACTTTGTGGCAGTACCAGTTCAGGATCATAATGCTGGGAGACTCCACTGTGGGTAAATCGTCCCTCCTGAAGCGATACACCGAGGACTTGTTCCTGGAGTCAATCAACCAAACTGTGGGTGTAGATTTTTACGTTCACTTCCTGGAGGTGGAGCCGGGGGTTCGGGTCAAGCTGCAGTTCTGGGACACCGCTGGGCAGGAGAGGTTCAG ATCAGTGACCCGTTCTTATTATCGGAACTCAGTCGGAGGCCTGCTGGTGTTTGACATCACCAGCCGGTCATCCTTTGACCATATAAAGGAGTGGCACGCTGAGGTGTGCCAGCGAGTGCAGCCACAGAAGGTTCTGTTTGTCCTGGTAGGTCAGAAGATTGACCGGGACACTCACGAGGAGAGAGCAGTGAGCCGGGAAGAGGCCCAGAAACTGGCCGGACAGCTGGGGATGCCCTACGTTGAGGCTTCAGCGAAGACGGGACAAAACGTGAGGGAGTCATTCGAGCTCCTCACTCGACGGGTCTACCAGGGTCTGTTGAGCGGGGAAATAGAACTTCAGGAGGGCTGGGATGGTGTCAAGTGTGTTGCCCCACAGGCACTGCAGTTACAAAGAAACAGTGTGTCTAAAGCCAGCGTCCCaaccaagaacaaaaacaagtgcTGTGGGTAA
- the taf12 gene encoding transcription initiation factor TFIID subunit 12 produces the protein MANSTPIIVKGLTSGPAGRSSPEGSQVLSKKKLQDLVREIDPNEQLDEDVEEMLLQIADDFIESVVTAACQLARHRKSNTLEVKDVQLHLERQWNMWIPGYGSDEIRPFKKACTTEAHKQRMALIRKTTKK, from the exons ATGGCTAACAGCACCCCAATAATAGTGAAGGGTCTGACCTCAGGTCCTGCAGGCAGGAGTAGTCCAGAAGGATCTCAG gtcCTCAGTAAGAAGAAGCTGCAAGACCTAGTGAGAGAAATTGATCCAAATGAACAACTGGATGAAGATGTTGAGGAG ATGCTGCTCCAAATTGCAGATGATTTCATAGAAAGCGTAGTGACAGCAGCGTGTCAGCTGGCACGTCATCGCAAATCCAATACGCTGGAGGTTAAAGATGTTCAGTTACATCTAG AGCGTCAGTGGAACATGTGGATTCCAGGTTATGGATCAGATGAAATCAGACCGTTCAAGAAAGCTTGTACCACAGAGGCTCACAAACAG AGAATGGCACTGATTCGCAAGACAACCAAAAAGTAG
- the rab42b gene encoding ras-related protein Rab-42b isoform X3, giving the protein MDLTLWQYQFRIIMLGDSTVGKSSLLKRYTEDLFLESINQTVGVDFYVHFLEVEPGVRVKLQFWDTAGQERFRSVTRSYYRNSVGGLLVFDITSRSSFDHIKEWHAEVCQRVQPQKVLFVLVGQKIDRDTHEERAVSREEAQKLAGQLGMPYVEASAKTGQNVRESFELLTRRVYQGLLSGEIELQEGWDGVKCVAPQALQLQRNSVSKASVPTKNKNKCCG; this is encoded by the exons ATGGACCTAACTTTGTGGCAGTACCAGTTCAGGATCATAATGCTGGGAGACTCCACTGTGGGTAAATCGTCCCTCCTGAAGCGATACACCGAGGACTTGTTCCTGGAGTCAATCAACCAAACTGTGGGTGTAGATTTTTACGTTCACTTCCTGGAGGTGGAGCCGGGGGTTCGGGTCAAGCTGCAGTTCTGGGACACCGCTGGGCAGGAGAGGTTCAG ATCAGTGACCCGTTCTTATTATCGGAACTCAGTCGGAGGCCTGCTGGTGTTTGACATCACCAGCCGGTCATCCTTTGACCATATAAAGGAGTGGCACGCTGAGGTGTGCCAGCGAGTGCAGCCACAGAAGGTTCTGTTTGTCCTGGTAGGTCAGAAGATTGACCGGGACACTCACGAGGAGAGAGCAGTGAGCCGGGAAGAGGCCCAGAAACTGGCCGGACAGCTGGGGATGCCCTACGTTGAGGCTTCAGCGAAGACGGGACAAAACGTGAGGGAGTCATTCGAGCTCCTCACTCGACGGGTCTACCAGGGTCTGTTGAGCGGGGAAATAGAACTTCAGGAGGGCTGGGATGGTGTCAAGTGTGTTGCCCCACAGGCACTGCAGTTACAAAGAAACAGTGTGTCTAAAGCCAGCGTCCCaaccaagaacaaaaacaagtgcTGTGGGTAA